A portion of the Pedobacter cryoconitis genome contains these proteins:
- a CDS encoding ABC transporter ATP-binding protein translates to MLQAISLSKNYQGNIALDNLNLQVKPGEVFCLLGQNGAGKTTTINLFLGFIAPTSGKVLINNSEVRPGAADTRKYLAYIPEVVMLYGNLSAIDNLDYFSRLAGFIYDKNHLSGFLSQCGLQMDAHQKHLAGFSKGMRQKVGIAIALAKNADVILMDEPTSGLDPKATDEFTELVKKLGSQGKSILMATHDIFNAVNVGTHIGIMRKGQLIHTLNASDINANDLQKLYLQTI, encoded by the coding sequence ATGCTTCAAGCCATATCATTATCAAAAAATTACCAGGGCAACATTGCATTGGACAACCTTAACCTTCAAGTGAAACCCGGAGAAGTATTTTGTCTTTTAGGACAAAATGGTGCAGGTAAAACCACTACAATTAATTTGTTTCTTGGGTTTATAGCGCCAACCTCCGGAAAAGTTCTGATCAATAATTCAGAGGTAAGACCTGGCGCAGCTGATACACGGAAATATCTGGCGTATATTCCCGAAGTTGTCATGTTATATGGTAACCTTTCAGCTATAGATAATTTAGATTATTTCAGCAGACTGGCGGGATTTATTTATGATAAAAACCATTTGTCCGGTTTCTTGTCGCAATGTGGATTGCAAATGGATGCACACCAAAAACATCTTGCTGGATTTAGTAAAGGTATGCGTCAAAAGGTAGGCATTGCAATCGCATTAGCTAAAAATGCAGATGTGATTCTGATGGACGAACCTACAAGTGGTTTAGATCCTAAAGCAACCGATGAATTTACGGAACTTGTAAAAAAACTAGGCAGTCAGGGCAAATCTATTCTAATGGCTACACACGATATTTTCAATGCAGTTAATGTAGGTACACATATCGGCATCATGCGCAAAGGGCAACTGATCCATACTTTAAATGCCAGCGATATCAATGCAAATGATCTTCAGAAATTATACTTACAAACGATTTAA